The following proteins are co-located in the Desulfoscipio sp. XC116 genome:
- a CDS encoding DUF3231 family protein, which translates to MTFFRNPRQIESAKLDVHEAYTLWRAYTDRNISIDHMNHLKNFIHDADFVVYLSKILADLKKESNTLEGLLQKYSIVGPEPAVEKHNTAGNSEIISDQNAAEVMHRFIRLDVNLMALSLKYTPTDDGIWSFIIELMKSAIHRIDNLIKYMKLKNWLFEPPLYPYVPAETKEKVATNEIALLWDHLIFRYHNIRQTQVFASLAADPDFILILNKGIEILQKEMQVIQDKLVYYGVSLPKHYTNITVIPEDKNIISDKYMLNTIMRGMRDAIALHASAIQEIIVNDKLRSFFTSLTFAEIDYLSKFTKYGKIKSWVFPTPTYKGGK; encoded by the coding sequence ATGACTTTCTTCAGAAACCCCAGACAAATAGAATCAGCTAAACTGGATGTTCATGAAGCCTATACCCTCTGGCGGGCTTATACGGACAGAAATATATCAATAGATCACATGAACCACTTGAAAAATTTTATTCACGACGCTGATTTTGTAGTTTATCTGTCAAAAATTCTTGCTGATTTAAAAAAGGAAAGCAATACCTTAGAAGGATTATTGCAGAAATACTCTATTGTTGGCCCCGAACCGGCTGTGGAAAAGCACAATACTGCCGGCAATTCTGAAATAATAAGCGACCAAAATGCAGCTGAAGTCATGCACCGCTTTATAAGATTGGATGTAAATTTAATGGCATTAAGTTTAAAATATACACCTACCGATGATGGAATTTGGTCATTCATAATTGAACTTATGAAATCAGCAATACATAGGATTGATAATCTCATAAAATATATGAAACTAAAAAACTGGCTATTCGAGCCTCCGTTATATCCATATGTGCCAGCTGAAACTAAAGAAAAAGTCGCCACCAATGAAATTGCCCTTTTATGGGATCACCTGATCTTTAGGTACCATAATATACGGCAAACACAGGTTTTTGCGTCACTGGCCGCTGATCCTGATTTTATACTTATATTAAATAAGGGTATTGAAATTTTACAAAAGGAAATGCAAGTCATACAAGATAAGTTGGTTTATTATGGAGTCAGTTTGCCCAAGCATTATACTAATATTACTGTTATTCCGGAAGACAAAAATATAATAAGTGATAAATATATGCTTAACACAATCATGCGGGGCATGAGGGATGCAATAGCGCTTCACGCCTCGGCCATTCAGGAGATCATCGTTAATGATAAATTAAGAAGTTTCTTTACCAGCCTAACCTTTGCTGAAATCGACTATTTAAGTAAATTTACAAAATACGGAAAAATAAAAAGTTGGGTGTTCCCTACCCCGACATATAAAGGCGGGAAGTGA
- the bioB gene encoding biotin synthase BioB: MLRLEEIKDKILAGTLILKDEALAICEAPLHELCTAANAIREHFCGNTFDICTIINGKSGKCSENCKYCAQSSFYQTATEEYTLLGTDVIAEQARYNQDRGVLRYSIVTSGKRLSDTEVDQMCGSIRAIRKISNIAVCASFGLLDETQFAKLKAAGVVRIHNNLETSRRNFPNVCTTHTYDDKIAAICAAQRVGLNVCSGGIMGIGETMEDRIDMALNLRELTVRSIPVNMLNPIPGTPYENNRLLTNEEMCRIVAVFRFLIPNASIRLAGGRGLLPDKGRRCFLSGANAAISGDMLTTAGITIEQDMKMLDELGYKAELWNE; encoded by the coding sequence ATGTTAAGGTTGGAAGAGATCAAAGATAAGATACTTGCCGGCACATTAATTTTAAAGGACGAGGCTTTGGCCATATGCGAAGCGCCGCTTCATGAACTCTGTACGGCAGCAAACGCAATTCGGGAGCATTTTTGCGGAAATACTTTTGACATATGCACCATTATCAACGGCAAAAGCGGAAAATGCTCTGAAAACTGTAAGTATTGCGCGCAGTCCTCTTTCTACCAAACTGCGACGGAGGAATATACGCTGCTTGGCACGGATGTTATTGCGGAGCAGGCAAGATACAACCAGGACCGTGGTGTTCTGCGGTATTCTATTGTAACGTCCGGCAAAAGATTGTCAGATACTGAGGTAGATCAGATGTGTGGCAGCATCCGTGCCATTCGCAAAATATCTAATATTGCTGTTTGTGCCTCTTTTGGGCTTTTGGATGAAACGCAGTTTGCAAAGTTAAAAGCAGCAGGTGTTGTAAGAATCCACAACAACCTTGAAACATCACGCAGAAACTTTCCCAATGTTTGCACAACCCATACCTATGACGATAAAATTGCCGCAATATGTGCGGCACAGCGGGTAGGGTTGAATGTTTGCAGCGGTGGAATTATGGGGATTGGTGAGACTATGGAAGATAGAATCGACATGGCGTTGAATCTTCGTGAACTGACTGTCCGGTCCATCCCTGTTAACATGCTTAATCCTATTCCGGGTACGCCCTATGAAAATAACAGGCTATTAACTAACGAAGAAATGTGCCGCATTGTTGCGGTGTTCCGTTTCTTAATACCCAATGCATCCATTCGGCTTGCGGGCGGAAGAGGACTTCTTCCTGATAAAGGGAGACGGTGCTTTCTGTCCGGCGCCAATGCAGCGATTTCCGGCGATATGCTGACGACGGCAGGTATCACTATTGAGCAGGACATGAAGATGTTAGATGAATTGGGATATAAGGCTGAGTTGTGGAATGAGTAA
- a CDS encoding divergent polysaccharide deacetylase family protein, with the protein MVIDPGHGGSDPGCAYRDQIMEKDLTLAVARELAQMLESQGTAVKLTRDGDKEPGRNVFFWQRKDSLDERIAVAAKNKADIFVSLHINSSPKTNKAGAVVFYNRARPLDGHLAQNIQRELKHIPDMVKRTSHVRNYYILNHLEIPAVLVELGYISSPKDQLHLVDVEYRRQLARSICTGIVNYFDDAPEANLSATPAILVPDLGDSIRVKEADSDVNKGIWPNLYFVPQTKTGLFMAAEEMDPVAAANCSPEELARSALKQLARGPRQSKDLRPCLPEGIAYKSLRVSGSLAVVDLALTGDKPGFIGSEQEWIAVSSIVYTLFELPAIQQVQILINGQQGKTLAGHIDISKPLSRGNMPLTKVAGGIMEGRKAKVAIVIDDFGQSNPSGAKEMLSIDAPLTCAVMPNGEYSRRQAILAAKQGCEVIVHLPMQPLRGKPSWLGPGAITADMDADEIRRVVRRDFAQVPYASGFNNHMGSLVTAREELIRPVLEVAGEEGFFVLDSITSAESKIIPLAQSMGLAYTKRDIFLDEIKNEAHMKKQLASLADEALARGSAVGIGHVGLGGDKMARALKEMIPVMEARGVEFVYLSELVY; encoded by the coding sequence GTGGTAATAGACCCCGGCCACGGTGGCTCTGATCCCGGTTGTGCCTACCGGGATCAAATAATGGAAAAGGACCTTACCCTGGCGGTGGCCCGCGAGTTGGCCCAAATGTTGGAGAGCCAGGGCACTGCTGTCAAGCTCACCAGGGATGGCGACAAAGAGCCCGGCCGGAACGTATTCTTTTGGCAGCGCAAAGACAGCTTGGATGAACGGATTGCGGTGGCAGCAAAAAATAAGGCGGACATCTTCGTAAGTTTACATATCAACTCCTCACCCAAAACCAACAAAGCCGGGGCGGTGGTATTTTATAATCGGGCCAGGCCTTTGGACGGACATTTGGCGCAAAACATCCAGCGGGAGTTGAAGCACATTCCGGACATGGTTAAAAGAACCAGCCATGTTAGGAACTATTACATATTGAACCACCTGGAAATACCCGCGGTGCTGGTGGAACTGGGGTATATTTCAAGCCCCAAAGACCAGCTGCATCTGGTTGATGTTGAATACCGCCGGCAACTGGCCCGTTCCATCTGTACGGGAATAGTTAATTACTTTGATGACGCGCCGGAAGCAAATCTGTCCGCAACCCCGGCGATACTCGTTCCGGACCTGGGCGACAGTATCCGGGTTAAGGAAGCTGATAGCGATGTTAACAAAGGTATCTGGCCTAATTTATATTTTGTACCCCAAACCAAGACCGGGCTTTTTATGGCTGCGGAAGAGATGGATCCGGTGGCCGCAGCCAATTGCTCGCCGGAGGAACTGGCCCGGTCGGCACTGAAACAGTTGGCCCGGGGACCCAGGCAGTCCAAAGACCTGCGTCCCTGTTTACCGGAGGGCATTGCTTATAAATCTCTGCGGGTATCCGGATCCCTTGCGGTGGTCGACCTGGCGTTAACCGGCGACAAGCCCGGTTTTATAGGCAGCGAACAGGAATGGATCGCCGTCAGTTCCATTGTCTATACTCTTTTTGAACTGCCCGCTATCCAGCAGGTGCAAATACTGATTAACGGGCAGCAAGGCAAGACCTTGGCCGGACACATTGATATCAGCAAGCCGCTTAGCCGCGGTAATATGCCGCTGACTAAAGTCGCCGGGGGAATCATGGAAGGAAGAAAAGCCAAAGTAGCTATTGTAATTGATGATTTTGGCCAGAGCAACCCCAGCGGGGCCAAAGAAATGCTCTCCATCGACGCCCCTTTAACCTGCGCCGTTATGCCCAATGGTGAATATTCACGCCGGCAGGCCATACTGGCTGCGAAGCAGGGGTGCGAGGTAATCGTGCATTTGCCCATGCAGCCGCTGAGAGGTAAACCCAGCTGGCTGGGACCCGGCGCCATAACCGCCGACATGGACGCGGACGAAATCCGCCGGGTGGTGCGCCGGGATTTCGCTCAGGTTCCCTATGCCAGCGGGTTTAATAACCATATGGGCTCCCTGGTTACCGCCCGGGAGGAACTAATCCGCCCTGTGCTCGAAGTGGCCGGGGAAGAGGGTTTTTTTGTACTGGACAGTATAACCTCGGCTGAATCAAAAATTATTCCCCTGGCTCAAAGTATGGGTTTAGCGTATACCAAGAGAGACATATTTTTGGATGAAATCAAAAACGAAGCCCATATGAAAAAGCAGCTTGCCTCACTGGCGGATGAAGCCCTGGCCCGGGGGAGCGCCGTGGGTATCGGGCATGTTGGTTTGGGCGGTGATAAAATGGCCCGGGCGCTAAAGGAAATGATACCGGTAATGGAAGCCAGGGGGGTTGAATTTGTCTACCTGTCGGAGTTGGTATATTAA
- a CDS encoding iron ABC transporter permease has product MNKLNSQSYMQSAEIRRNRYILLVLAVVFLALAAGSFFIGRYPVSVGDCVFYLKAWFFESESGLSAPAAAVIGQIRLPRVMAALLVGGALAMSGAAYQGVFRNPMVSPDILGATAGAGFGAAVGILFLLPALGIQLLSFACGLIAVGMSYLISKTVGRRENITLVLVLAGMVVSALFSAFIAVTKYLADPYSKLPEITFWLMGSLSATTFYDLLFVLPPVIISAAALLLLRWRLNVLVFGDEEASALGMDTQKYRIVVIVCSTLLTASVVSISGQIGWVGLVIPHLSRMMVGPNYRYLLPASFLVGASYLLLVDNIARNLLQVEIPLGILTAIIGAPVFIGLLLRGRKGWN; this is encoded by the coding sequence TTGAATAAATTGAACAGTCAATCTTATATGCAAAGTGCGGAAATAAGAAGAAACAGGTATATTTTGCTGGTTTTAGCGGTAGTCTTCCTGGCGCTGGCGGCAGGCTCGTTTTTTATCGGGCGCTATCCCGTATCTGTCGGGGATTGTGTTTTTTATTTAAAAGCCTGGTTTTTCGAGAGTGAAAGCGGGCTTTCCGCACCGGCGGCGGCGGTGATCGGTCAAATCCGCCTGCCGAGGGTTATGGCGGCGCTGCTTGTGGGCGGAGCGCTGGCCATGTCGGGTGCGGCGTATCAAGGGGTATTTCGCAATCCCATGGTGTCGCCCGATATTTTAGGAGCTACGGCCGGAGCGGGCTTCGGGGCGGCAGTCGGCATTTTGTTTTTACTGCCCGCTTTGGGCATCCAGCTGCTCTCCTTTGCCTGTGGTTTGATAGCGGTCGGTATGAGCTATCTGATTAGTAAAACGGTGGGGCGCAGAGAAAATATTACCCTGGTGCTGGTGCTGGCGGGCATGGTTGTTTCGGCGCTGTTTTCCGCTTTTATTGCCGTAACCAAATACCTGGCGGATCCCTACAGTAAGCTGCCGGAGATTACATTTTGGCTTATGGGCAGTCTTTCCGCCACCACCTTTTATGACTTGCTCTTTGTGCTGCCTCCCGTAATAATCTCCGCCGCTGCCTTACTGCTTTTACGCTGGCGGCTGAATGTGCTGGTCTTTGGAGATGAAGAGGCTTCGGCTCTGGGGATGGATACGCAAAAATACCGGATTGTGGTTATTGTTTGTTCCACTTTGCTTACCGCATCGGTGGTCAGTATCAGCGGGCAAATCGGCTGGGTGGGCCTGGTTATTCCTCACCTTAGCCGCATGATGGTCGGTCCCAATTATAGATATCTGCTGCCGGCGTCTTTTTTGGTCGGCGCTTCGTATCTGCTTTTGGTGGATAATATCGCGCGCAATCTGCTGCAGGTGGAAATTCCCCTGGGTATTTTGACTGCCATTATTGGAGCGCCGGTATTTATCGGTCTGCTTTTGCGCGGCAGAAAGGGGTGGAACTGA
- a CDS encoding ABC transporter ATP-binding protein: MLELKNAICGYGKRIVVRGVSLTAEPGEIICILGPNGVGKTTLFKSILGHIDLLGGQVLLEGKDMRSMSRQAVARKIGYVPQVHMPPFPFTVRDVVVMGRTAYISLFSVPGAEDYRIAEEALEAVGMSHLADKIYTEISGGERQMLLIARALAQKTELLIMDEPTANLDFGNQIRTLRQVRKLARSGLAIVMTTHFPDHVYMCATKVAVIKSCDEVLIGRVEDVLTSDLLSELYGLSVDITKVNVSGQKFTFCAPTVF, translated from the coding sequence ATGCTGGAGTTAAAAAACGCTATTTGCGGTTATGGCAAGCGGATAGTGGTGCGGGGTGTTTCCTTAACGGCTGAACCGGGTGAGATTATTTGCATTTTAGGACCCAACGGGGTGGGGAAAACCACCTTGTTTAAATCCATATTGGGACATATTGATCTGCTGGGCGGACAGGTTTTATTAGAAGGCAAGGACATGCGGAGCATGAGCAGGCAGGCGGTGGCCCGGAAAATAGGCTATGTGCCGCAAGTGCACATGCCGCCCTTTCCTTTTACTGTGCGGGATGTGGTGGTTATGGGCAGAACGGCGTATATTTCATTATTTTCCGTACCGGGAGCCGAGGACTACCGTATTGCGGAAGAGGCGCTTGAGGCGGTGGGCATGAGCCATCTGGCGGACAAAATTTATACCGAAATCAGCGGAGGTGAACGTCAGATGCTGCTTATTGCCCGCGCGCTGGCCCAAAAGACCGAGCTGCTGATTATGGATGAACCCACTGCCAATCTGGATTTCGGCAATCAAATCCGTACCCTGCGGCAAGTGCGCAAGCTTGCCCGGTCCGGGCTGGCCATAGTTATGACCACTCATTTTCCCGACCATGTTTATATGTGCGCAACCAAGGTGGCCGTTATCAAAAGCTGTGATGAAGTTTTAATCGGCAGGGTGGAGGATGTTCTCACCTCCGACCTGCTTAGTGAACTGTATGGATTGTCTGTAGATATCACTAAAGTCAACGTGTCGGGGCAGAAATTTACATTTTGCGCCCCGACCGTATTTTGA
- a CDS encoding DUF58 domain-containing protein — MKGVKLGYGILLLLTLLVAVVNNAYQAFLLLAAELLLPVFLFLYLFYCRHCLKVRLFGERHWYRQGEKVPLFLELGNSGILPIINGQIAIRCINRYLPSGDDVVVVASAGAGKTQLVELYLTSEHCGQLDIGLSAVTIFDPLSLWQTKAELNPQHRPETSILVFPVFYEEKTWPDLSLTAAAGTEDVYSLHKSGDDPSEVFAVREYRPGDRQRQIHWKLSFKQGYLMVREFSLPIYDRLIIFVDFNVQSFAEDVLSLTDQMLETVLSLSYYLQGNCVRHSIAWFDERRQNMDSINIDGEDDIYSAMQHLFSVPLYEGESGGRRLRAGLGETSSPHIIYFAPGALPEVLNGERRAV; from the coding sequence GTGAAGGGCGTTAAACTCGGGTATGGAATTCTGCTGCTTTTAACCTTGCTGGTGGCGGTTGTCAACAATGCCTATCAAGCTTTTTTGCTGCTGGCGGCGGAACTTCTTTTACCTGTTTTTCTTTTCCTATATTTATTCTATTGCCGGCATTGCCTCAAGGTGCGGCTGTTCGGGGAGCGGCATTGGTACCGGCAAGGCGAAAAGGTGCCGCTGTTCTTGGAGCTTGGAAACAGCGGTATCCTTCCGATAATAAACGGACAAATTGCCATCCGCTGCATAAACCGGTATCTTCCCTCCGGGGACGACGTTGTTGTTGTAGCTTCCGCCGGGGCGGGTAAAACCCAGCTTGTGGAGCTGTACCTGACATCGGAACATTGCGGGCAATTAGATATCGGGCTGAGCGCAGTGACTATTTTTGATCCGCTTTCCCTCTGGCAGACAAAGGCGGAGCTGAATCCCCAACACCGCCCGGAAACAAGTATTTTGGTGTTTCCCGTTTTTTACGAGGAAAAAACATGGCCGGATCTAAGCTTAACTGCCGCTGCCGGTACGGAGGACGTTTATTCTCTCCACAAGAGCGGTGATGACCCCTCCGAGGTATTTGCCGTCAGGGAATACCGGCCCGGCGACAGGCAGCGGCAGATTCACTGGAAGCTGAGCTTTAAACAGGGATACTTGATGGTACGGGAGTTCAGCCTGCCTATTTATGATCGTTTAATTATTTTTGTAGACTTTAATGTGCAAAGCTTTGCCGAAGATGTGCTGTCCCTGACGGATCAGATGCTGGAAACGGTTTTGTCTTTATCGTACTACTTGCAAGGCAATTGTGTACGGCATAGCATTGCCTGGTTTGACGAGCGGCGTCAAAACATGGACAGTATAAACATTGACGGCGAGGATGATATTTATAGCGCTATGCAGCATTTGTTTTCCGTGCCGCTTTACGAAGGGGAATCCGGAGGCAGGCGGCTGCGGGCCGGTTTGGGGGAGACATCCTCTCCCCATATTATTTACTTTGCACCGGGTGCTCTGCCGGAGGTGCTAAACGGTGAAAGGAGGGCGGTTTGA
- a CDS encoding HAMP domain-containing sensor histidine kinase — MQSIKKRLVGSYLLVILLTVIIMDTLLLMGIRQYYYDNVKDMLEKQAEVASGFYECYLSHKDLESEAGALLKSYSSTTAAQVQIINAGGMALADTQGTPAAGKLPFDDIRRALAGESGHWQGNLPVSGEPAMSVAYPLKSNGEVVGAIRFITSLAGIHEVIRNAALILIAAGLLVVLLVTTVSVLLSATITGPVERITLVAEEMAAGRFSARAVKKYDDEVGKLADTLNYMAEEIVRCDQLKNQFIASISHELRTPLTSIKGWAVTLRTGGVKNTDDINDGLSIIERESDRLTLLVDELLDFSGLSAGKITLQPDTVHLRELLDSIVKQLNPRAQRQRICLVCETIKDLPAIKADSNRLKQVVINLLDNALKFTPPGGIISISAQAGQEQIQIKIADTGNGIPHAELSQVTQKFYKGTSSAGSGIGLSICDEIVKLHRGQLIINSSPGQGTEVCVILPL, encoded by the coding sequence TTGCAGAGCATTAAAAAAAGGTTGGTCGGCAGCTACCTGCTGGTGATTTTGCTTACGGTAATCATAATGGACACCTTGTTGCTGATGGGAATTAGGCAATATTATTACGATAATGTGAAGGATATGCTTGAAAAACAAGCAGAGGTGGCAAGCGGTTTCTACGAGTGCTATTTATCCCATAAAGATCTGGAAAGTGAAGCCGGTGCGCTCTTGAAAAGTTACTCATCAACCACCGCGGCACAGGTGCAGATTATAAACGCCGGGGGGATGGCGCTGGCCGACACCCAGGGAACACCTGCCGCGGGGAAACTGCCTTTTGACGATATTCGCAGGGCTCTGGCGGGAGAATCGGGACACTGGCAGGGCAACCTGCCCGTTAGCGGCGAACCGGCCATGTCCGTGGCCTATCCCCTGAAATCCAACGGTGAAGTGGTAGGAGCAATTCGCTTTATAACATCCCTCGCCGGGATACACGAGGTTATCAGGAACGCGGCTTTAATACTGATTGCCGCGGGGCTGCTGGTGGTGCTCCTGGTCACAACGGTAAGCGTGTTATTGTCCGCAACCATCACCGGACCGGTAGAGAGAATTACCCTGGTGGCTGAGGAAATGGCCGCGGGCCGGTTCAGCGCCCGGGCTGTTAAAAAATATGATGACGAAGTAGGTAAGCTGGCTGATACATTAAATTACATGGCGGAAGAAATAGTGCGTTGCGATCAATTGAAGAACCAATTTATTGCGTCCATCTCACATGAACTGCGCACTCCGTTAACATCCATCAAGGGATGGGCGGTAACCCTCAGAACCGGGGGAGTAAAAAATACGGATGACATAAATGACGGACTGAGTATTATTGAAAGAGAGAGTGACAGGTTAACCCTGCTGGTAGATGAACTGCTGGATTTCTCCGGACTGTCCGCGGGAAAAATTACACTGCAGCCGGATACGGTTCACCTGCGGGAACTGTTGGACTCCATCGTAAAACAATTGAATCCAAGAGCCCAGCGACAGAGAATTTGCCTGGTGTGCGAAACTATTAAGGATTTGCCGGCGATTAAAGCCGATTCCAACAGGCTGAAGCAAGTTGTCATCAATCTGCTGGATAATGCTTTAAAATTTACCCCTCCCGGGGGAATTATCAGCATTAGCGCTCAGGCAGGGCAGGAACAGATACAAATAAAAATAGCCGATACCGGAAACGGTATTCCTCACGCAGAGCTGTCCCAAGTAACACAGAAATTCTACAAGGGAACATCATCGGCAGGCAGCGGAATCGGCCTGTCTATTTGTGATGAAATTGTTAAACTGCACCGGGGACAGCTAATCATCAACAGCTCACCCGGACAGGGGACAGAAGTTTGCGTTATTCTGCCCTTGTAA
- a CDS encoding transglutaminase-like domain-containing protein — protein sequence MNIEPRGNAEAAGRSAGITLTFAENENTGTGKRAAPQLLLVLLLNAFGIMLTLSSAFQLPCHMGLTAGFVVVYALIGTAVFLLIPGRVPAVLSMAGLFCLICILGRAVLLEGLRQTLGWVGEVVAESGGSVPWFLKSVTVYETIPMTLFFTALLFPLIMLLSYAVAHRFNIFLLLLMIVPVLETTLFLGCLPSVGAFGLLILGASALFVLNQSVARPRKRCLDVRSTPSLSRQAGNLSLLTAALAGVLIAAAWLLVSETDYTAFANNSALRSQAGETIKRTLSFTYEEKTPPRGGITGGRFAETGRFSFKGETALVVEADALRGSIYLKGYVGGDYTADGWKPLPGKLADRGEKLASTLQVRALPSEVLSYDKAMLAKLFHAEQRLLKVTKSDAAPAQYQYVPYFLDAEAADKLGIGEQGIEAAGADKEESYSAAYYDVVNYDNNLFLLNRPEIKKQLGGNLGLAGGAVSPEQLDAYFGREEQYADFVRDAYTRLPDNLSRRLVDEFTALGSKAANVESLIKTVMGNLSGRAAYTLTPGNTPDRSDYVDYFLYENRKGYCTHFASAATVIFRLCGVPARYVEGYVITIEDYTRAARTEEGRYLMNIKDTNAHAWCEIYLDGFGWLPVEVTPGLVSVNTGGTAPTEGESIEYESEQESVSNDVPLEMPRIDEGPAEGGAAGGTGNETANGGSGKPPWGGIMIAAAALLLFLGILPFILRNQAVKRRIKELQNENRSQSGLSWYAYIMDALKVAAPQYLENRGISALAWAGQVEKEAVFASGTLLEVMPVIQKAAYAPNEISTAEHESLTRLLMKVAQQLYEGLPGFRKFKWRYIDRLPVHTEITGKVNSVE from the coding sequence ATGAACATAGAACCGCGGGGCAATGCCGAAGCTGCCGGGCGAAGCGCCGGGATAACGCTTACTTTTGCGGAAAACGAAAATACCGGTACGGGCAAGCGGGCTGCGCCGCAGTTGTTGCTTGTGCTGCTGCTCAATGCGTTCGGCATAATGCTGACTTTGTCCTCCGCTTTCCAATTGCCGTGCCATATGGGATTGACGGCCGGTTTCGTGGTCGTCTATGCCTTGATCGGCACAGCGGTATTTTTGCTTATCCCCGGGCGGGTGCCGGCGGTTTTAAGTATGGCCGGGTTATTTTGTTTAATTTGTATTTTGGGCCGGGCGGTTCTGCTTGAAGGGCTGCGGCAAACACTGGGCTGGGTGGGTGAGGTCGTTGCCGAATCCGGTGGTTCCGTGCCCTGGTTTTTAAAATCGGTGACGGTATATGAAACCATACCGATGACGCTGTTTTTCACCGCTTTGCTGTTCCCTTTGATAATGTTGTTAAGTTATGCGGTTGCCCACCGGTTTAACATATTTTTATTGCTGCTCATGATTGTGCCCGTTCTGGAGACAACGCTTTTTCTGGGCTGTCTTCCTTCCGTCGGGGCTTTTGGGCTGCTGATACTGGGTGCTTCTGCACTGTTTGTTCTAAACCAGTCCGTCGCCCGGCCGCGCAAGCGCTGTCTTGATGTGCGCAGTACCCCGTCGTTGAGCAGACAGGCCGGAAATTTAAGTTTGCTCACAGCGGCGCTGGCGGGGGTGCTTATTGCGGCAGCCTGGCTTTTGGTAAGCGAAACGGATTATACCGCGTTTGCGAATAACTCTGCTCTGCGCAGCCAGGCGGGAGAAACAATTAAAAGAACATTGTCGTTTACTTATGAAGAAAAGACACCGCCGCGGGGCGGTATTACAGGGGGACGATTTGCCGAAACGGGCCGGTTTTCATTTAAAGGGGAGACCGCGCTTGTTGTGGAAGCCGATGCACTGCGGGGCAGTATCTATCTAAAAGGCTATGTCGGGGGTGATTATACTGCGGACGGCTGGAAGCCGCTGCCCGGCAAGCTTGCCGACAGGGGAGAAAAGCTGGCCTCGACGTTGCAGGTACGGGCTCTGCCGTCAGAGGTGCTGAGCTATGACAAGGCCATGCTTGCCAAGCTTTTTCATGCCGAACAAAGACTGTTGAAGGTGACCAAAAGCGATGCGGCGCCGGCGCAGTATCAATATGTCCCGTATTTCTTAGACGCTGAAGCGGCGGACAAGCTGGGTATCGGTGAGCAGGGTATTGAAGCGGCCGGGGCGGATAAGGAGGAAAGCTATTCCGCCGCGTATTACGATGTGGTGAACTACGACAACAATCTATTTCTGCTTAACAGGCCGGAAATCAAAAAACAGCTTGGGGGGAATCTCGGTCTGGCCGGGGGAGCTGTAAGCCCGGAACAGTTGGATGCTTACTTCGGCAGAGAGGAGCAGTATGCCGATTTTGTTCGGGATGCGTACACTCGTTTGCCCGACAATCTTTCCCGGCGTTTGGTTGATGAGTTCACCGCTCTTGGCAGTAAGGCCGCAAATGTTGAATCGCTGATCAAAACAGTGATGGGCAATCTGTCGGGCCGGGCCGCTTATACGCTTACACCGGGGAATACACCCGACCGGAGCGATTACGTGGATTATTTCCTGTATGAGAACCGCAAGGGCTACTGTACTCATTTTGCCTCCGCCGCCACCGTCATTTTTCGCCTGTGCGGCGTTCCCGCCCGTTACGTGGAAGGGTATGTAATAACTATCGAAGACTATACGCGGGCCGCCCGGACAGAGGAAGGACGGTACCTGATGAATATAAAGGATACCAATGCGCATGCCTGGTGTGAAATTTATCTTGACGGATTCGGCTGGCTGCCGGTAGAGGTGACGCCCGGTCTTGTTTCGGTAAATACAGGCGGTACCGCTCCGACGGAGGGCGAGTCCATCGAGTATGAAAGCGAGCAGGAAAGTGTAAGCAACGATGTTCCGCTGGAAATGCCCCGGATAGACGAGGGGCCGGCGGAAGGCGGGGCTGCCGGCGGTACGGGGAACGAAACGGCCAATGGGGGTTCGGGTAAGCCTCCCTGGGGGGGGATTATGATCGCGGCGGCCGCGCTGTTGCTGTTCCTGGGTATTTTACCGTTTATACTTAGAAACCAGGCTGTCAAACGACGGATCAAGGAGCTGCAAAATGAAAATCGCAGCCAGTCCGGCCTGTCCTGGTACGCATATATTATGGACGCACTAAAGGTGGCCGCGCCGCAGTATCTGGAAAACAGGGGCATATCAGCTCTTGCCTGGGCGGGCCAAGTGGAAAAAGAGGCGGTGTTTGCCTCGGGAACACTTTTAGAGGTCATGCCGGTTATCCAAAAGGCGGCTTATGCGCCAAATGAGATCAGTACCGCTGAGCATGAATCCTTAACCCGGCTTTTAATGAAAGTCGCCCAACAGCTTTACGAGGGCTTGCCTGGATTTAGGAAGTTCAAATGGCGCTATATTGACAGGCTGCCCGTGCATACGGAAATTACGGGAAAGGTAAATAGCGTTGAATAA